The Caretta caretta isolate rCarCar2 chromosome 5, rCarCar1.hap1, whole genome shotgun sequence genome contains a region encoding:
- the LOC142072199 gene encoding uncharacterized protein LOC142072199, with protein MLFGLVSIGRWQNAKPRYIESKVSFMSTWQGRASLLLSSCSLKSLRPSSPLFPPVPSMLSGRSQIRASLPKALPVSVGASESFMDFTNRLHEAILRQVDSPAAAQEILLKMAVENANEDCRRALQAAQASGVLELLDMLRACQNIGTQAHKAGVLAAALRKSGKEGKRCYRCGLVDTGADVTVIRDPEWPDRCGFWPGVCDRH; from the exons atgttatttggcttagtgagtatcggcagatggcagaacgccaagcccaggtatatagagagcaaggtatcatttatgagcacttggcaggggagggccagtttgctactgtCCAGCTGCAGTCTCAaatccctcaggccgtcttccccattatttccacctgtgcccagcatgctttctggAAGGTCCCAGATTcgggcaagcctaccaaaagctttgccagtatccgtcggtgcgtcagagtcctttatggattttaccaacagattgcatgaggctatcctccgtcaggtggatagccctgcagcagctcaggagatcctgttaaaaatggcagttgaaaatgcgaatgaggattgccgccgtgctctccaggcagcacaagcctccgGAGTTCTAGAGCTGttggacatgctgcgggcgtgccaaaacatcggcaccCAAGCCCAtaaagctggagttctggctgccgccctgagaaaaagcggaaaggaggggaagcgttgttaccgctgtg ggctggtggacactggagctgatgttacggtgattcgtgatccggagtggccg gaccgttgtgggttctggcccggtgtgtgcgaccggcactga